In Malus sylvestris chromosome 16, drMalSylv7.2, whole genome shotgun sequence, the following are encoded in one genomic region:
- the LOC126609058 gene encoding uncharacterized protein LOC126609058 produces the protein MSPQSTLNPSRALEGMHGVHVVPCSRLEIEETTETGDLSHSTCGSSAIGGNQQLFMQRVWQQRPPCLKPIQGCCIQGDQSVAETVVNVLTSLPFIVLGIHSPRKNLSTKLYANSLIGVGVASSLYHSSRGKLRQYLRWADYTMISTTTVCLSRALRNENPKLLMAASAVCLPFQPLMVSAVHTGIMEVAFAKRALKDPELRMAHTVHKMSSLLGGVLFFADDVFPQTPFLHAAWHLAAAIGVGTCNKLLE, from the exons ATGAGTCCCCAAAGTACATTGAACCCGAGTAGAGCCCTAGAGGGCATGCATGGGGTGCATGTGGTGCCCTGTTCACGGCTTGAAATAGAAGAGACTACTGAAACTGGGGACCTTTCTCATTCAACTTGTGGAAGCTCAGCTATTGGAGGAAATCAGCAGCTTTTTATGCA GCGAGTGTGGCAGCAAAGACCGCCTTGTTTGAAGCCCATCCAGGGCTGCTGCATTCAAG GTGATCAGAGTGTTGCAGAAACCGTCGTGAATGTGCTCACTTCACTTCCTTTTATAGTTCTTGGAATCCACTCCCCAAG GAAGAATCTAAGTACCAAGCTATATGCTAATTCATTAATTGGAGTTGGAGTCGCCTCAAGTTTATATCATTCTTCGAGAGGAAAACTAAGGCAGTATTTAAGATGGGCCGACTATACAATGATAT CCACAACAACAGTA TGTCTATCAAGAGCCCTCAGAAATGAAAACCCAAAACTGCTGATGGCAGCTTCTGCAGTATGTTTACCCTTCCAGCCTCTGATGGTTTCAGCTGTTCATACTGGAATAATGGAG GTAGCATTCGCCAAGAGAGCATTGAAAGATCCTGAGCTAAGAATGGCACACACCGTACATAAGATGTCGTCACTACTGGGAGGCGTGCTGTTCTTTGCCGACGACGTGTTTCCTCAGACTCCGTTCCTTCATGCTGCGTGGCACCTTGCTGCAGCCATCGGTGTTGGCACCTGCAATAAGCTTCTGGAGTAG
- the LOC126609057 gene encoding phytanoyl-CoA dioxygenase-like, with amino-acid sequence MGIVGNLSPDQLQTFRSQGYLVMESFASAEDIEAMRSRMDQLLQDFDCSSTASIFSTKNQRHTTDNYFYDSVDNISFFFEEKAFGSDGELQQPKELSINKVGHALHELDPVFKRFTYSEKISGLFSSLGYKRPIVIQSMYIFKQPGIGGEVVPHQDNSFLYTDPPTCTGLWLALEDATITNGCLWAIPGSQKNGLVRRFIRGEEGVTFDRPSPVYDQKDFIPIEVKAGSLVVIHGDLIHQSFENQSSKSRHAYSLHVVDTDGCKWSQDNWIRRKVEPEPLYVSSLT; translated from the exons ATGGGAATCGTCGGAAATCTCAGTCCTGACCAGCTCCAGACCTTCCGCTCCCAAG GTTATCTTGTCATGGAATCGTTTGCGAGCGCGGAGGACATCGAGGCCATGAGGAGCAGAATGGACCAATTGCTCCAAGACTTTGACTGCTCTTCCACCGCCTCTATTTTCTCCACCAAGAACCag CGACACACTACTGATAATTACTTCTATGATAGCGTCGACAACATTTCGTTTTTCTTCGAAG AGAAAGCCTTTGGGAGTGATGGAGAACTGCAACAGCCGAAGGAACTTTCGATTAACAAAGTTGGCCATG CGTTACATGAGCTCGATCCAGTATTTAAAAGGTTCACGTATTCTGAGAAAATTTCAGGCTTGTTCTCCTCCTTGGGTTACAAAAGGCCCATTGTCATTCAGTCTATGTACATTTTCAAG CAACCAGGAATCGGAGGTGAGGTAGTGCCACATCAGGATAATTCATTTCTTTATACCGATCCACCAACTTGCACAGGGTTGTGGCTGGCTTTAGAAGATGCAACAATAACGAATGGCTGCCTATGGGCTATTCCTGGATCTCAAAAGA ATGGGCTTGTACGACGGTTCATTAGAGGAGAAGAAGGTGTGACCTTTGATCGGCCTTCCCCTGTGTATGATCAAAAAGATTTTATTCCCATCGAAGTGAAAGCTGGGTCTTTAGTTGTTATTCACGGTGATCTTATTCATCAAAG TTTCGAGAATCAGTCCTCGAAATCAAGGCATGCGTATAGCTTGCATGTGGTGGATACCGATGGCTGCAAATggtctcaagataattg GATCAGGAGAAAGGTGGAGCCAGAGCCTCTCTATGTATCTTCTTTGACCTAA